From the Nyctibius grandis isolate bNycGra1 chromosome W, bNycGra1.pri, whole genome shotgun sequence genome, the window ctgcctctgaaatTCTTGAATTAAAGTTCTGACCACTTAAGTTTCTAAAAAGAATTTGTTTGAGGAAGCTATGAACATCAGAGATTGTACAAAGCTATGAAATATTAACCCTAAAGTTTActtatgtcacggtttaaagctggcctggctattaaactggtggcagacgctctattaaccctcttcccccccctgcagaaggagaaggaaaagagaaaacagagggagacttatgggttggaaagttaaaacagttttaataaactataatataaaagaatataataataataatgtaaataattaaatatatacaaaaccaagatcaagctcctCCAATGACGATCATGTCACCAcgggcactgcagggcaggctccgggaaggcccagactgaTCTTAGTgatggatgggaactggattcatGAACACACGGATTGGGattgagggcaggagaaaaacggacagagtcctcttcggacgccagccatagaagaagagagcgagacccttgtgatccccctgctttatactgagaatgacatgtatgggatggaataccttgttggtcaattttgggtcacctgtcctgtccgctcctccctggaggtgcgacccttctgcagctcttcacttgtaatcagtaaggaatttagcagtgaccttggtttctctaagtacagcaagaaccTTTCTGCATGCCATtcctaccggtacctcagtaataactataaactttgagcattatcagtcctagaagcagacactgtctgcaaaacatgcagttagtttcagaaagtgcagttacttagaagaagcttagctgaaagtaacaatcgctgaaatgaaaattggttctgttttagtccagaCCAGGACAACTTGGAGCTTTAATTGGTTCTGGAAATGACAGTtgcactgagtggtccatccgtcaagtccacgtctctccaatttagagacaagggccacagagatgatcagagggtggagcacctctcctatgaagacaggctgagagagttggggttgttcagcctggagaagagaaggctccagggagaccttatagcagccttccagtacttgaagggggcctacaggaaagcgggagaggggctttttaaaagggcatgtagtgataggacaaggggtaatggttttaaactgaaagagggtagatttagattagatattaggaagaaattctttaatgtgagggtggtgagccactggaacaggttgcccagagaacttgGTCATTAACCTGAATTTTTCTGCGCTcactttttcattcatttatgcCAAAGCCCTGAATCTGAATCTAACTAAACACGTAGAAATGCCTGTCAAGGAACAGATTAATCCTTTTTAACTCCTGCTTAATACACTTCTCCTAACCTGTTATGACTGTGAAGGCAAATAAAACTGCCCAAGCCAATATCAGATTCACCACAGGGTTCATCATTCCTGGCTGGTGACCCAGAATGGCTGTCAGCAAAATAATCACTCATTTGTCCAACCCTTTAATAAAGTTGGAGTTTTCAGTCCATATTCTCACATTATGTTTGGCTTAAATGACAAAGATGTATTGCTGTGTTGGCTGGCCTTGGTAGATGAGTAATATGAAGTTAGCTCAGGAGTCCCTAAAGAGCAGAAGCAGGACCAGCAACAAATAGGAAGGGTATCATTTAGCTTTTTCAGAGTAGattttaacaaattaatttaaaatgtggttGCAGGAACACACATTCGTTTCTAGAAAGGTTCTTTCCTGTAATTTATGAGCTACATCTCCTCAGGGGATGAACGCAGTCCATGGTGGATGAGCTGTACTTGCAGCATAAGCTGTTCCTCAGAGAAGGCTTTGGTGTGCTCCGCCCCCCTCAGGAAGTGGGGAGAGGGACATCAATGCCATCTCCTCAGCTTACTTTCTGAGCTACAGATCATTGCTAGTCATCAACTTCAGTGGTCACCCTGCTGAAGAGGAGTCACTCTATGTATTTCTTCCATGACTAAGCATCAGGTGAGCAATTGCAGCCCTTCTTTTCTCATCTGTCTTGCCAAACCTGCGATCCATGTGTTTTGGTGTGATCAGTGCAGTTGCTGAAGCTATCTGCCCGGTCTCAAAGCCAAATTCAAGTGGCAGTATGGTGGTTTTCATAAGAAGGCTGTTCTTCTTTGCTGACTGCTAGGAATGGCAAGCTCTACAGATATTATGTTATCCATGAGAAGGTTTTGAGGAATTTGAGGAATAGTAAATGAATATGTAATGGTGTAGGCAAATCTTTTGCATCTGGTCTGTTGTctgatatattttaattgtttcttttctgtatgtgCCTAAAAGAATTGTATATTAACAGTATTTTGGAAAATCAGTATATTTTAATGTCCCTGTTCCATAACATTATTTTAGAATATATACATTATTAAATACAGatatgtttataaatatctTATTGATTTAtgttataaaatataatttcaatatACATTTTACAACAGCAtataataaatgttaaaattatcATTATGAACATTATATATActataaaattattcatttggTAAAGATTTATTTAGAAGGTGAACAAATGTGTGCTATTTCAGAGGTAGGTATTTAAAGGATGTCCTTCCAACACCACTAGGAATTCCTATTTATAATATGATCTTTTGTGGAAAAGTTTATACTAGGTAGAAcctcattttttattctttgttacAGTTATTCAGTGTCACTAAAAACACATAtgttaaaatgtgttatttaatatattaaaataatatatgttAAAACCATACATACgttaaaatatgaattaattATGTTCCTGGTAATTAAGAGCAGAAGTGGTTTTCCACCTTTTCTAACcaaaaaagttttttgaaattattgaaaatattttgtgaattgTTTTTCACCACACTATTGTTTGGCAACTGAGGAATGAAGAGTAACTTAGTATCTAGGTAAATATCAtggcaatattttaaacaattttaattgtatttattacaatgaatattttaattattgatattattttaattatgaaatTGTAGCTATTAAACAATTTATATGGCCTTTAAACCTTTCAGATAGATATTTCCAGTGGTCAGGATTTCACAATCACTTTGTTAATTGTCTAATAATTTCTTGCACAACTAGATAATGCTGAGTCAGGACGTAGCACTACTGCTTTTGAGCACAGTACCACGGTTTGGAACCAGACTTCCATATATGTTATTCCACCAACAGAATCATAATTAAccctttcctgtgctgagacCCATGTTGAACATTCAGGTCTGTTCCTTTTCCCATGGATCTAGAAGTATATTTCAGATGTTGCTGCTTGGAAATCATTACAGTAAATAAAGTCTAATTGTACTGTGATATTTGGGGTAGATGAGCTGAGCAACCCAAATTTTCACCAGCTGCAGGCAGTTGCCTCTGGAAGTTAATGGCTCAGAGAGAAACATTCTAGGAAGGGGAAATGCTTTCAGGCCTTATCAGAATGAAAACCTTTAACTGCTACAAGTTAAATAGCCCTTGTTTCCCAAGCTGTGGTTCAAAGTGATGGGTTTGAACTGCTTCCAAACATAACATAGGTTTAAGACTTCCAATAGAGAAGggacatttctgaaatgcatttttattaggGCTGGTTtggaattttctttcagaagtattttttttttcaagcagaaaattatattttcattttaaaaaaatcacagttctcAAGATGAAAACTGTCAATTCTGACTTTGCAAATTGTTTTGGGGAGGATGTGGAAGGTGCCAGGAAACAAAGGCTTCCAGCACTATGAGTCTGGAGAGCCTTGGAGGCTGCCAGCCTCAGAGCAAGGTGCTCAAGGACCCACGTTCAGTCCCTTTATGGCAGAGCTTCCTGAAGCGGTCTTGCCTGCTGCCACTGAGCTGAGATTTCCAGGCTTCCTGATTCTGCTGTAGGGCACTAAGTCAGCAAATACAAACCAGTActttgggggggaggaggaattTCCATTTCAGAGAGAAGAATTTCGGAGATTTTTTGTGACTTGGGACAAACACTTGTCTGTTTCTCAATCcagctttaattttaattagcaCTAAAAGGAGTAATCCtgtcttattttaataaaaaagttgAGTAACACTTGAATTTTATTCCTACTGCAATCATTCAGTCATAGGTCTGACTATACTCTTAGAATGAAATAATGCTTGCTGAGCAAAAAATATAAGCATATGCCCTGCTGGTATTTGGAGAAAGGGACAAAGatctattttttgttaaaatgaaactAGAAGCCAAGTCTGTGTACAACAAATGTGTGTGGGATACGTTTAGTTAGATACTGAGAAAAGAGTACTTGCTCTCAGGAAATTTTATGCATgattcataaaaaaaaacctgaaacctTTATTGTGTGAACACGAGGAacctgggagaaaaatggattAAGAGCTGCTAGTCCAGGATATGAAACCAAAGATGGCAGAAGTAACAGCAACTATAACTGAAGCATAGGTGTAGGATTTAGAGGAACAGACGAACATAAGGATGAGGGTGCCAAACTGTACACTAGTGATGACAGACATTGTTAATAAGAActaatataaatttttaaaaaatctaatcAAGTGAAAAGATCAGTCTCATGAAGAATGACAGTGCAAGTTTATTTGGATTAATGTTGGAAATCTCTGTGAATCTTTTAGATTAGATTTGGATATAAACAAAGATCTTGGTAATGTTATTTGAGAGTATTGCAAATTTACATCATTATGGGAGACTATAACATTGGATATCTGTGGGATCatatttggaggaaaatggaCACTTGGTAAGTCAGCCATAGAAGACATGAAGCTTAAGCACATAGCCTTGCAAGAAAGGTCACcttgaggagagaaaataaggaagaacagCAGTTGAACAACTAAGAATTGAGGAAGCAAGCCAAGAGAAGCCGGATGAGTAGGTGGAACACCAGGAACTAGAAGGACCAATCATTAAAGAGCTGATTCGCGTGCTTGCCACGTGCAAAAGGACTTTAGCCAATAGGAATATGCGTGATCGCGtgtagggaaaggaaaattgtataaaagggacagcatCGCACAATAAAGGGGCTtctgcttgattcacattggatcatGTGGAGTCcagttttttctcctcagatggtgaccccgacgtgatactGATTTAGCGGTAAATTGACGGCAAGTTTGGGGAACAGCCCAGAAGGAGATACACCGGCTGGAGaacggctcagcgggactgagaCCGGGGCGGGACGGAGAACAACCCGGAGGCTAAGGAACGTATGTTGCAATGGaacacccagtgaggtgagcagccgggggaacggagatgggccaaaatatctctaaagaagaaagtgcgatagtaaggcttctcctacatatcctctcaaagagaggggtaaaatacgatgagcattcgctccggagactattgatATGGTGTCGAGAACATGGTTTCCCCCTTGAACCACAGAGCGCCTTTAAGGTGGACACATGGGAAGCGATTGGGAAGGTTTTATGGGAGGCAGTGAGTAATGGGGAAAAGGACACTAAAGGACTAGCTACTGCATGGAGAGTTGTTCTTACGGCTCTACAAAATATGAAAGCAGAACATTCAGCAGCGGTAGGGGCATTTGCAGCTCTGGGCCCTTCAACACTGGAGGCGTTCCCAGCGGGTATCCGAGTCTTTGGGCAGTTGCCTGCTCCATCCCTTTCTGCTCCGTCGGCACCTtcggcggaggaggaggaggaggaaatggaggCAGAAAAGGCAACCGAGCCAGGAAAGGctgaggaggcagagaaagtaGAAATGGAGGTTGACGAGCCTTGGCCCGAACCTCGGCCCGAACCTCCGCCCTCGCCTAAGCCACCAAGACAGTCATCATACGTGTACCCTCCTTTGCCACCATCAACGCCTCCTTCTCCCGCCGCTCCTGTAGAACTATCGGAGAGACACCGTGACCCAGGGTGGGCggaaaaacttttaaagaaattggaggaactggaaagggagaaaatctTGCTGGAAAGGCAACGACAAGAAGAAGTCGATGCTTTAAACCGCTTACAAAACAACATTGAGGGGCGGAGGCTGGATGGGGGGGGCGCGGGCGGTGAACATGTAAATTATGACGGGGACCCGTGGTTACGATGGAGGGGAGTTATTCAGAATGCATTAGTGGAAGGCGAGATTCTTCCGACGGCCTTCCCAGTGATTTTAGGGGGTCcgaaaaaaacaaatcaatggGTCAGCTTTCAATGGGAGATCATTAAAGAAGCCCGCAAGacggtacaacaaaatggttTACATTCACCGTATGCACAAGCGTTtatcaataacatttttatgtctacgcttttaacCCCATTTGATTGCAGACAACTTATGACCATGACATTAACGCCTATGCAAGAAATATTGTGGCGATCCTGATGGCATGACGCGGCACAACTTGCCGCATTAAAAAATTTAGAACAGGGGGAAGGTGACCCCTTGCATTTGGGGACTTATGATaaactcgttggggagggtgaTTTTGCTGACACACAGCTTCAGGCTCGCCTGAATGTGGAAATCTTGCAGCAGTCGGCAACTTTGGCGAGGGAGGCACTTAGGACCCTCCCTGAAGATGGAAAAGTAATGCCCTCATACACCAAAGTAAAACAAGAACCGAACGAGTCTTATATGCAGTTTTTTGAAAGATTGCGTCTCACATTAGAAAAGGCATTACTAACTGATGTTGCTCGGGAGGCTTTATTAATGACATTAGCGGTAGACAATGCTAATCCCACTTGTAAGTGTATTTTGCAGGGACTGACGAAAAATTCTAGCATTGTGAAGATGATGGATGCTTGTGCTCGAGTCGGAACGGCTGAAGAAACtgcaggatacatggcgtctGCTTTTGCAGCCGCCGTCAAACTGTTAACACGCCAAGGGAAAGGTGATCGAGGTCCGAAGTGTTATAATTGTGGGAAGCCAGGACATATCAAAGCTCAGTGTCGCTTGGCAAAGCAAAAGGGAGGACGTAACTCGGGAAACGGGGGGAGTGGAGGTAGCTTTGCAGGGACTTGTAATCGTTGTCAGAAATATGGCCACCGTGCAAACGAATGCCGATCTAAGTTTAACAAGGATGGAATTCCTCTGGGAAACGGGGATGCGAGCGCGAagagacccagcgcgatgacacaaaacggGTCTTCAGTCCatgctgcctggatggcgtcaCCACCGCCACAACAGGAAGTGCCGGAGTGGACGTGGCCACAACAGTATAAACAACATTAGTGGACTCGCAAATAGAGTGTATTCCCACCAACTTGAAAGGCCTGCTGGGCCATATCTTGAGCGCCCTGCTTCTTGGGCAGTCATCTACAACTCAGAGGGGTCTTTTCGTGCTACCCGGTGTAATTGATGCTGATTTTACAGGTATCATATCCATAATGGTGTGGACACCTTTACTTCCAATCCACATACCTGAAGGAGCCAAGATTGGGCAACTTATTCCTTTTAAATCAGCCGTGCCTACAACTGAAAATCGAATAAGAGGAAATGGGGCatttggatcaacaggccaaGCTGaaatttatctggcaatggatatcagtaaGGCGAAGCCAACggaacgggtaacactaaaagaaccaGGTGGGAAAATTTGCGTGGTCACTATattgattgatactggagcagacgttaccATAGTTAGCCAAGAAGCATGGCCgcattcgtggccattggagatcccaCCAACACCCATTATGGGGGTCGGGGGGATACAGACTactaaaatcagtaaaaatgtgatttgttgcaaattgaaGGATGGGAGCATGTGtgcagtaagaccatatgtgatgcctgtccccatttgtttactggggagggatgcattaagtcaattaggggcacgtttggtaactaacagtgagggtttttagtgGCGGCCATTGATGGGGGGCGACCAAtcttaaaactggaaaaaggtcatgTTGAACCCacaacaagtccatggaacaccCAATATTCACTATacccaaaaaaaaagtggaaagtgatgtttgttacatgaccttcggaaaatcaatgaggtcatggatgatatggggGCACTACAACCGGGGCTCCCATCCCCTAATATGATTCCTAAGGATTGGGACATTTTAGTCATTGATTTGAAGGATTGGTTTTTTTACTATCCCGTTACACCCCGATGATTATCAAAAATTTGGCTTTTCGGTACAGTCGGTAAACAAAGCTGCATCTATGAAACGatatcattgggttgtgttgccacaaggaatgaaaaattcaccaacaatgtgtcaaatgtatgtggcctgggcacttgctcctgtacGAAGGAATTACCCTAATTTGATCATctaccattatatggatgacatcCTAATAGCGGGGAAACATCtaaatgagaagcagctgataAGTAGGTTAGAGAttgaattgggaaaaggagggttACAAATAGTCCcggaaaaaatacaaaaggaagaagGTTGGAAATatcttgggtgggaaattacaAAAGCAACTGTTAGGCCCCAAAAGTTAGAAATCCGTGTGAATATCAATACTTTGAATGACGTGCAAAAACTGTTAGGGGACCTCAATTGGATATGAACAGtatgtggtctcaccaatgctgaattggcacctttaATGCAATTGCTAAAAGGAGGAGGCGGCGTAGATGCCCCTCGCACATtaacacaggaagctgagcaaaCACTGAAACGCATTAGCGCCAAGATAGCTGTAGCGTACATGCACCGCTGGGATCCAGATTATAGTATTGGATTATTGATTATTAACCACGATCAACATCCCATGGCATTGATTATGCAGTGGGTGTCCGGAAAAGATCCTCTACGTGTGCTGGAATGGATATTCTTGCCAATGCAACAAAAGCGTACCATTACTACAAGAACAGAAGCCATAGCccaacttgtaatgaaagggaGACATTGGACTGTAGAGATGGCAGGTGTTGAACCCGCTTTCTTAGTTGTACCACTAGTTGCGGAatatctacaatgggcattgCAAAATTCAGTACAGCTACAGGTCGCATTGTTAGATTACAAAGGTGAACTGAGAGTTCATTTGCCtcctcataaatatttttctgccgTGCAAATGGGACAGTGGGAGGAAGTGCCAAGACGATCAGAACGCCCTGTTAGTGGTGTTACCGTCTTTACAGATGCCGGGGGGAAAGCTCAAAAGGCAGCATTAACATGGTTGGACAATGGGCAATGGAGAGATGTCATTCTAGCCGATACTCAtgggtctacacaacaattgGAATTGAGAACAGTGGTAGAAGTCTTCCGGCGATGGAAGACAGCTCCTGTAAATGTTGTTTGTGACTCCTTATATGTCATTGGAATTGTCCAGCGGATGGAGCATGCATTGCTTAGAGAAATAGCTAACGAACACTTATATCAACTTTTTTACGAACTATGGCTTTTGCTAGTAGAGCAACGACATCcgtatttcatcacacatatccaCAGTCACACAGGAATGCTTGAAGGTTTGGCAGAAGGGAACAACAGAGCAGACAAACTCGTCGCGCCTGCATGGGCTGCACCGTCAGTTGATCGCTTTGCGCAAGCGCAACGGTCCCATGCCTTCTTCCATCAGTCTGCAAAGATAttgcggcgtcagtttgggctacgcgATAtagatgcacgtgggatagttCAGTCTTGTCCTGACCGTCAACATTTTGGGGGAGGATTAGCAtctggtgtcaacccccgcaGTACTGGCCCTCTGGAGgtatggcaaatggatgtcaCACACATTCCTGAATTCGGGCAATTACAGTATGTCCACGTAAGTGTTGACTGCTTTTCTCTTGCTACCTAGGCTACGACACAAACTGGTGAATCTAGCAAACACGTTCAGCGACACATGCGCTCAGCCATTGCAGCCCTGAGCATTCCAAGGACAGTTAAAACAGACAACGGTCCAGGATACGTGGCTCacgccacacaggactttttccaactttgGGGAATTACACACGTAATGGGCATACCACACTTACCAAGTGTGGCAAGCTATTGTCGAGCGAATGAATCAAACTTTGAAATGCctcttacaaaaagaaaaagggggagaacCAGGCCTATCCCCTCCAGACAGGTTGAGCAAAGCGCTTTATGTATTGAACTTTTTACGATTACCACAGGATTGTTCCGTACCTTCGGCGATAAAACATGGTGTAGGATTAAAAGGGGGTATggaggattttcagaaagaacaagaacaagGCAAAGtaatggtaaaaaatggggtgaccGGTGTGTGGGAAAGTCCGATGAAATTAATAACATGGGGTAGGGGATATGCATGTGTCATTGCAGATAACGGggccaaatgggtaccagcgAAGTGGGTAAAGACGTGGCTGTCATAACAACATACCTGACCAAGACAAGGGTAGTAACAAtaaggggaaggaaaatggacaggcccgtgggatttaatTATCCAGGGACGTGGATAGGCTTGTGTTTTTATAGATGCAGGGCCACagtggtttcccaccagctgtgttaagcctgctttggatcctggagccgacaagaggacaccagccgataGTCCTTCTGCCaacaccgtggaaggggagtcacaacgtttgggtgactgatgcggagcctgaaccagacgcagttttgtgcctccttagctcagcctgaacaaccctttcatacatgtctagtgggggtccccttaaatggatctgaaagcaaggagatagtggcagggttggGTCAGCTGAAACAGATACTCTGTTGAAATGCAACGAATTGTGGACAACACTGGGATTCCTGGGATGATaacttgcctgtcagtcccttagaaCCCCAggaacttgacatcctaggNNNNNNNNNNNNNNNNNNNNNNNNNNNNNNNNNNNNNNNNNNNNNNNNNNNNNNNNNNNNNNNNNNNNNNNNNNNNNNNNNNNNNNNNNNNNNNNNNNNNATTTGCAGCCTCCAAACTCCGCACCAATCAAGCTCAATTTATTCAAGTGCAAATCCCACAGCACCTTTTAGCATTGCATAAAAAGAATTTCCCATACAGAAGCCGCAAGTAACTAGGATCAATTTGGAAATTTAAATACAATCTAGTTCATAAAAATCCTTTCTTCACCAATTCAAATCCTTTTTGCTGGTCCTCTGTCAAAAGTCACTCGATTATTTGGTACTACAATGGCATTGCCCACTCATCAAAACTGTATACAAGTCTTCTGTACTTTCAAACCAATGAATTTGTTACAGTCTTGAAGAAATTTCCTAGCCCTTTCTAATGGTCAGTTCTGTAactggagctgcaggagcatGGATACACATGACATTACTTTAAACTTGCATTCCATTCCTGTGTGTTAAGGTGTGAACTCTAAATTGGGAACATCCGTTTGGATAGTTTTAGAATCCTTCCAGTTCCTATCAAATAGCTCTCCTCTATTCCGTATAAACAATTGAAATAGTCTAAGTACTTGAGAACATCTTCCATTCCTGAAAACTTGGGTTAGATCACTTACTGCTCACCAGTGAATCCAAAAAGCATTCCACGGTGAGTTTTTCCTCACTTTAATTATAGccagaaacaaaatatattacatattttGCTCCCAATGTTTTACATTGCTACAGGAGAAAGTTGTTAACTATCTTGAACTATCTGTGCATTAGGGATCAAGATCAACACACGTCCTCCAGTTTCTGTCatacttttgaaattattacCGTAAAGGATGTCTAATCAGCTTGTTATTTAGTTTCTTTTATCTTTAGGTGATACACCATAAAAATCCTACATGGTGACTTCCTTTCAATAACACGGTCTGGTTTAAGCTTGTCCTAGTAATGCACCAGATCAAATCTCCcaagttttctgttattttggaaaataaaatagcatatGTTGAGAACTGTAGTTACAATTGCCgcttcttgctttttctgttcctctcctcCAAGGCATCTTCTAGATCTCTGAGTCATGGCTGCTTCACAGCTCTTGTTCTCTGCAATTAACATTGCAGCATAAGCTGCAGTGAACCCGGTATCCTTGGTCTGTTTTCTGACTGACTGATTCTTGGTCAGCCTCAGTATTCTTAACCATATGTCACTCAGGAGTACAGCTCTCTTCTACAGAGAAAAGATTTGCGTTTCAAATGCCAGTGCAATCACTGCCACAATCCAATGCTAGTTTTATGCACTTGCATTTCTACTTCATTTACTTTGGTTTGAGAAACCTTCTCATGTTGAGTTGGCCTTTTCCATATTTTGTCCCACTGACCTTAGAGGATCAATCATTTTGCCACGATTAAGCAGTGTTCTGTATATGTAATTGCTGCAGAATTCACCCGACATGATCACCACATCCTTCCCCACTGCCCCGAGTTTTCTTTTACTCCTCACACCCCCTGTAAGCTACTGAGCAGCCAGTCAAGGGAGAAAAGTCAGCACTGAACACAAAGATTTCACATACACTTAGAGCTTCAAAAAGGCTACAACATGATGAAACAATATCCCAAATGATAAGATTTATGGACACCATTGATTAATTTAGAACTAGACAGGACAGACAAATTGCAACTACATGAAAGCAACCACTAGATAAACCTAAACCTAAGTGCCTTAACTAGGTAATTTCACATCATTGCTTTTATTTGGTTTAATCAAATCTCAAGCAATATCAGCCAAGAGTGGGAGAACAAGAAGAAATTTAGAttcctttcttaaaattaaaattttttgcTAATTTCTCTTCTAGAAAGCTTTCATACTCAGAGAAATCAGATTCttataaatggaaagaaaaatcttgttcCAAGACTCCATTGGGgtactgttttcaaaaagatCTTAGAGGTGCATGAGTCAAGCACTTGGTTTAGGTAGGCTAGAGCCAGTGAGAGTGTTCTCTGTCAAAGGAAGACATTTTGACCAtcagaaatgaaagcatttctgaagtCCTAACAGATATAGGAAGTCAAgattttttcctagaaaataaaatgcttttgcaaaaacatcctgtatttgaaaacttaattttctatGAATAACAAATACGACCAAAACCACTTGATCACTTCTGGCTGGACACATGATGACATGTAGTGA encodes:
- the LOC137675662 gene encoding endogenous retrovirus group K member 7 Gag polyprotein-like, giving the protein MGQNISKEESAIVRLLLHILSKRGVKYDEHSLRRLLIWCREHGFPLEPQSAFKVDTWEAIGKVLWEAVSNGEKDTKGLATAWRVVLTALQNMKAEHSAAVGAFAALGPSTLEAFPAGIRVFGQLPAPSLSAPSAPSAEEEEEEMEAEKATEPGKAEEAEKVEMEVDEPWPEPRPEPPPSPKPPRQSSYVYPPLPPSTPPSPAAPVELSERHRDPGWAEKLLKKLEELEREKILLERQRQEEVDALNRLQNNIEGRRLDGGGAGGEHVNYDGDPWLRWRGVIQNALVEGEILPTAFPVILGGPKKTNQWVSFQWEIIKEARKTLQARLNVEILQQSATLAREALRTLPEDGKVMPSYTKVKQEPNESYMQFFERLRLTLEKALLTDVAREALLMTLAVDNANPTCKCILQGLTKNSSIVKMMDACARVGTAEETAGYMASAFAAAVKLLTRQGKGDRGPKCYNCGKPGHIKAQCRLAKQKGGRNSGNGGSGGSFAGTCNRCQKYGHRANECRSKFNKDGIPLGNGDASAKRPSAMTQNGSSVHAAWMASPPPQQEVPEWTWPQQYKQH